A region from the Rhodothermus profundi genome encodes:
- a CDS encoding glycosyltransferase family 4 protein: MQVTGVRLNGAHYGKENGDAGCRVALVHDWLPVYAGAERVLEQMLHLFPNADLFSLIEYLPPDQRAFLQGRSVQTSFIQRLPFARRAYRYYLPLAPLAIEQFDLREYDLVISSSYVVAKGVLTTADQLHISYVHSPIRYAWDLYFQYLKQGGLERGVRSWLARMILHYLRLYDATTATRPDVLVANSRHVARRIWKIYRRRARVVYPPVDTASFQPDGNKEDYYVTVSRLVPYKRVDLIVQAFARMPQRKLVVIGDGPERDRIARLAAPNIELLGYQPFEVMRTYMQRARAFVFAAEEDFGIVPVEAMACGTPVIAYGRGGVRETVVEGETGLFFYEQTPAALCEAVERFEQLEKTLSVERICLQAERFSVARFREAFGRLVEQAFRQFSKRKQKANPEIPV; encoded by the coding sequence GGTGCACGACTGGCTGCCCGTCTATGCCGGCGCCGAGCGGGTGCTGGAGCAGATGCTTCACCTGTTCCCCAACGCCGATCTGTTCAGTCTGATCGAATACTTACCGCCTGATCAGCGGGCCTTTTTGCAGGGGCGGTCGGTGCAAACGTCGTTCATTCAGCGGTTGCCCTTTGCTCGACGCGCCTACCGTTACTATTTGCCCCTGGCACCGCTGGCCATTGAGCAATTCGATCTGCGGGAATATGATCTGGTCATTTCGTCCAGCTATGTGGTGGCCAAAGGCGTGCTCACCACCGCGGATCAGCTCCATATCAGCTATGTGCATAGCCCGATTCGTTATGCCTGGGACCTGTACTTCCAGTACCTGAAGCAAGGGGGACTGGAGCGCGGGGTGCGTAGCTGGCTGGCGCGGATGATTCTGCACTACTTGCGGCTCTACGATGCCACAACCGCTACCCGACCAGATGTGCTGGTGGCCAACTCGCGTCATGTGGCCCGACGCATCTGGAAAATCTACCGGCGACGCGCCCGCGTCGTCTATCCCCCTGTTGACACGGCCTCGTTCCAGCCCGACGGAAACAAAGAGGACTACTATGTGACTGTTTCCCGGCTGGTGCCGTACAAGCGGGTGGATCTGATCGTGCAGGCGTTCGCCCGCATGCCGCAGCGCAAGCTCGTGGTCATTGGCGACGGGCCCGAGCGGGATCGGATTGCTCGGTTGGCTGCGCCAAACATCGAGTTGCTGGGCTATCAGCCGTTCGAGGTGATGCGCACCTACATGCAGCGAGCGCGTGCTTTTGTCTTTGCAGCCGAGGAAGACTTTGGCATTGTGCCGGTCGAAGCTATGGCGTGCGGTACGCCCGTGATTGCCTATGGCCGCGGCGGGGTGCGGGAGACAGTTGTTGAAGGGGAAACAGGGCTCTTCTTTTACGAACAGACCCCGGCGGCTCTGTGCGAGGCTGTTGAGCGCTTTGAACAGTTGGAGAAGACGTTGAGCGTGGAGCGCATTTGTCTGCAAGCCGAACGATTTTCGGTAGCCCGATTTCGGGAAGCGTTCGGTCGCCTGGTGGAACAGGCCTTTCGGCAGTTTTCGAAGCGTAAACAGAAAGCCAATCCTGAAATACCGGTATGA